The Diabrotica undecimpunctata isolate CICGRU chromosome 3, icDiaUnde3, whole genome shotgun sequence genome includes the window AACTGGAATACAAATAAACGGTTAACCTGCATGGTATGGAACAGGAACACGgcccaaaataaaaaaatttggtgCGTGAAGAAATGAGTACTTATTGGAACAATGGCTGCCTGGTTAGGTTAGGTCATTCTCAAATgtgatttttcaaatattaaaagtGTTTAATCTCTATAACAAAGGCTTTggactttttaatatgttttgtgTTGGCAATTACATTTCTATGAGGTACctattatagaatagaatagaaatatgctttattgttagtgaaaattgtacaattttatggacaaagcttagaaaagtaaaaaaaaataataacaacaattaaaatttactaaaattagataaaacGTCAATATCacttaagctgctgcatgtgagACCCAaattccaaatatatatatatatatatatatatatatatatatatatatatatatatatatatatatatatatatataaatactttgtTCTAATAATAATACTTGCTTCTAATTTTAGTACAAGTATGATTACATTTTCGTCGTTTGTTAATAATTCTTCTGTAGCGAAACTCTAATAACTTGATGTTATTGGGATAACGACCTTGTAGAAAAAATGACACGAGAGGTGGCAGCCAAAGAGGCTAAGAATTTTTTCTACGAGACTGTACGATGTGACAGCGAAGGCAGGTATGAAGTTATGTTACCTTGGTTAAACGAGCATCCTTTAATTTCAGATAATTTAGTTGTCGCTAGGAGAAGGTTAGATAATACTTTAAATAAGTTGAAAAGGTCTAATTTGTTTGAATCGTATAACTTTATATTCAATGAGCGGTTGAACGAGGGTGTGATTGAAATAGTGAATAATCTCGAAGAGAATAATTGCGTGCATTATTTACCTCACATGCccgttattaaaaataatagtgaaCCACAAAAATTAGGCCAGTATTTGACGCATCATCTCATAAACAGGGTTGTCCTTCTTTAAATCAGT containing:
- the LOC140435952 gene encoding uncharacterized protein — translated: MTREVAAKEAKNFFYETVRCDSEGRYEVMLPWLNEHPLISDNLVVARRRLDNTLNKLKRSNLFESYNFIFNERLNEGVIEIVNNLEENNCVHYLPHMPVIKNNSEPQKLGQYLTHHLINRVVLL